The following are from one region of the Ananas comosus cultivar F153 linkage group 20, ASM154086v1, whole genome shotgun sequence genome:
- the LOC109725317 gene encoding E3 ubiquitin-protein ligase HERC2-like, translating to MADPDGHGRRTNGEVDQPVSQRFLHLEKEYLSFLPIHNSGERSIDLISKDKVEAEVRIDSINTIFSTDRCGRSKIDGELHFEDTKDLQETRDLISDSQSNNSISTVLPKSSTDNNQNITTLPVVSSSENLVYLERSDVTNMHTKGSSSDVFRVSVSSAPSTSSHGSAQDDCDSLGDVYVWGEVICDISTRKGPDKTVWPSVGRTDLLLPKPLESNIVLDVCHVACGVRHASLVTKHGEVFSWGEESGGRLGHGVGSDVIHPRLVESLSISNVEFVACGEFHTCAITIAGELYTWGDGTHNVGLLGHGTDTSHWIPKRVSGPLEGLRVAYVSCGTWHTALITSAGQLFTFGDGTFGVLGHGDRESVSYPREVESLIGLKTIAVACGVWHTAAVVEVIVSHSTTSVSSGKLFTWGDGDKYRLGHGDKEQRLEPTCVPALIEYNFHKVACGHSLTVGLTTSGHVFTMGSSVYGQLGNPQSDGKLPCLVEDKLSGESVGDVACGSYHVAVLTNKSEVFTWGKGANGRLGHGDLEDRKTPTLVEALKDRAVRHIACGANFTAAICQHKWVSGSEQSQCASCRQAFGFTRKRHNCYNCGLVHCHACSSRKALRAALSPNPGKPYRVCDSCFIKLSKVLDSSGINGNKNAVSRFSGESKDRLEKVDMKLAKAILPSNLDMMKNLDIKAAKQGKKTDSLPFIRNPQINSLLQLKDITFSGGIDLNKAVPKAVRTSVVHSVNPSRAVSPFSRKPSPPRSATPIPTTHGLSFSKSAADSLKKTNELLNQEVQKLRAQVDTLRQRCELQEFELQKLAKKAQEATVVAAEESAKSKAAKEVIKSLTAQLKDMAERLPQGVYEGEEIKQVHIPNGVEPHTTHYSNTNGSHQIRDENGLNIHSPNSMHLTHTNGDSHEINETSARFQNPRIANSHEYEHNNRRMHTNGYEEMPTSRNILEENVSREEPLQNGENGLRSRTTLVTTNNQVEAEWIEQYEPGVYITLVALRDGTRDLKRVRFSRRRFGEHQAEAWWSENRIRVYERYNVRWSERASSAASIHSFQSAR from the exons ATGGCAGATCCCGATGGCCATGGGAGGAGAACGAACGGGGAGGTCGACCAG CCTGTTTCTCAACGGTTTTTGCACCTAGAGAAGGAATATTTGTCCTTTTTGCCGATACATAACAGCGGAGAAAGGTCTATTGATCTG ATATCCAAAGATAAAGTTGAGGCGGAGGTACGGATTGACAGCATTAATACAATTTTTTCTACAGATCGATGTGGTCGATCGAAGATTGATGGTGAGCTTCATTTTGAG GATACCAAAGATTTGCAGGAGACCAGAGATTTGATTTCTGATAGTCAAAGCAACAACTCCATCAGCACTGTTCTCCCGAAAAGTTCAACTGACAACAACCAAAACATAACAACTCTACCTGTAGTATCTTCTTCAGAAAATTTGGTTTATTTAGAAAGATCAGATGTAACAAATATGCACACAAAGGGGAGCTCTTCAGATGTTTTCCGAGTTAGCGTTTCTAGTGCTCCCAGCACATCTAGTCATGGTTCCGCACAGGATGACTGTGATTCTTTAGGAGATGTTTATGTATGGGGTGAGGTCATATGCGACATTTCTACAAGAAAAGGTCCTGATAAAACTGTTTGGCCTTCAGTTGGTAGAACTGATCTCCTTCTTCCTAAACCCTTGGAATCCAACATAGTTCTCGATGTCTGCCACGTGGCTTGTGGGGTCAGGCATGCTTCCCTGGTTACGAAACATGGGGAGGTCTTTTCTTGGGGAGAAGAGTCAGGTGGTCGTCTTGGTCATGGGGTCGGATCGGACGTTATTCACCCCCGTTTGGTTGAGTCTTTATCAATTTCTAATGTTGAATTTGTTGCATGTGGGGAGTTCCATACATGTGCTATAACCATTGCAGGTGAACTGTATACATGGGGAGATGGGACCCACAATGTTGGGCTTTTGGGTCATGGTACGGATACCTCCCACTGGATTCCTAAGAGGGTTTCGGGACCGCTGGAGGGGCTTCGAGTTGCTTATGTTTCTTGTGGAACCTGGCACACAGCGTTGATCACTTCAGCTGGGCAGCTGTTCACTTTTGGTGATGGAACTTTTGGTGTCTTAGGGcatggagatagagagagtgTCTCTTACCCTAGAGAGGTAGAGTCTTTGATTGGTCTAAAGACGATTGCTGTTGCCTGTGGTGTATGGCATACAGCCGCCGTGGTGGAGGTCATAGTTTCTCACTCTACTACAAGTGTCTCGTCAGGGAAGCTATTCACCTGGGGAGATGGGGACAAGTACCGCCTTGGTCATGGGGATAAGGAACAACGACTTGAACCCACCTGCGTACCTGCCTTGATTGAGTACAATTTCCACAAGGTAGCTTGTGGGCACAGTCTCACTGTCGGCTTGACCACCTCCGGACATGTTTTTACAATGGGTAGCAGTGTTTACGGTCAGCTCGGAAATCCCCAGTCGGATGGGAAGCTTCCTTGTTTGGTGGAAGATAAGCTTTCCGGTGAATCGGTTGGGGACGTTGCTTGTGGTTCATACCATGTTGCAGTTTTGACTAACAAAAGTGAGGTTTTTACTTGGGGGAAAGGAGCAAATGGCAGGTTAGGACACGGCGATCTCGAAGATCGGAAAACACCGACACTTGTTGAAGCTTTGAAGGATAGAGCAGTTAGACATATAGCTTGTGGTGCGAATTTCACTGCTGCTATATGCCAGCATAAATGGGTTTCGGGTTCAGAACAATCTCAGTGTGCCTCATGTAGGCAAGCTTTTGGGTTTACCCGAAAAAGGCATAATTGCTATAATTGTGGACTCGTCCATTGTCATGCTTGTAGTTCAAGAAAGGCATTGAGAGCGGCATTGTCTCCTAATCCCGGAAAGCCATATCGGGTTTGTGATTCCTGTTTCATAAAATTGAGTAAAGTATTGGACTCTTCTGGAATTAATGGCAATAAGAATGCTGTATCCCGCTTCTCTGGTGAAAGCAAAGATAGGCTTGAAAAAGTAGATATGAAATTGGCGAAAGCCATTTTGCCTAGTAATTTGGATATGATGAAGAATTTGGATATCAAAGCAGCTAAGCAAGGGAAGAAGACGGATTCCTTACCATTTATTCGGAACCCTCAGATTAATTCATTGCTGCAACTaaaagatatcaccttttctGGTGGGATAGACTTGAATAAAGCTGTTCCAAAAGCAGTTCGAACGTCTGTGGTTCACTCTGTAAATCCTTCAAGAGCTGTTTCGCCTTTCTCGCGAAAACCTAGTCCTCCTCGTTCTGCAACTCCTATTCCCACTACTCATGGCCTTTCCTTCTCCAAAAGTGCTGCCGATAGTCTTAAAAAAACGAATGAGCTTCTGAACCAAGAAGTTCAGAAGTTGCGCGCTCAG GTTGATACTCTGAGACAGCGGTGCGAGCTTCAAGAATTTGAGTTGCAGAAGCTAGCGAAGAAGGCCCAAGAAGCCACAGTGGTGGCTGCGGAGGAATCTGCGAAGTCCAAAGCTGCGAAAGAAGTTATAAAGTCACTAACAGCACAG CTTAAAGATATGGCCGAAAGATTGCCTCAGGGTGTTTATGAAGGCGAGGAAATAAAACAAGTCCATATTCCAAATGGCGTCGAGCCACATACTACACACTACTCAAATACAAATGGTTCCCACCAAATAAGAGATGAAAATGGGTTAAACATACATTCTCCCAACTCTATGCACCTGACACATACAAATGGCGATAGTCATGAGATCAATGAAACAAGCGCGCGATTTCAAAACCCTAGGATTGCAAACTCTCACGAATATGAACATAATAACAGAAGGATGCATACTAATGGTTATGAAGAGATGCCAACATCGAGAAATATACTAGAGGAGAATGTCAGCAGGGAGGAGCCGCTGCAAAATGGTGAAAATGGATTGAGGTCTCGGACTACATTGGTAACTACTAATAATCAAGTCGAGGCAGAGTGGATTGAACAGTATGAGCCTGGTGTGTATATAACTCTCGTGGCTCTTCGTGATGGAACCCGAGATTTGAAGAGGGTGCGATTCAG